One genomic region from Frateuria soli encodes:
- the pgaB gene encoding poly-beta-1,6-N-acetyl-D-glucosamine N-deacetylase PgaB, translated as MRYLILALLLLLAAPAHAGRLVILSYHDIHDPAQGPTTDPDATSLDHLVGHLEYLHANGWTAVSAAQVRAAAQGGAALPEKAFLLTFDDGLESFYTRVYPLLQAYRYPALLALVTGWIETAPGHRLDYNGRDCDASCFVTWGQVRQMQRSGLVEIASHTDALHEGILGNPQGNLLPAAVTRRYDPASGSYETETAWRERITDDLARSVAAIREHTGVAPQAIVWPYGAFNRPAREIAAGLGMEMSLTLGNAVPDPARDRTLDRLLLGGDPGVADLAWQLMPTHEEEPRRVVQVDLDYVYDPDPAQRERNLSQLLDRIKRMDVDQVWLQAYADPDGDGVADALYFPNRHLPMRADLFSRVAWQLQTRAGVHVYAWMPALAFRPRAGDPVAALGLAGEGRDVARLDPSQPAVRGWIGDLYEDLASHARFDGLLFSDDALLRDTDRLHDAPPPGAARTAWLVDYTHELIERARRWRPQLRTARNLFAAPVLDGKAEAWFAQSLPAFVAGYDEVGLMAMPQLDHAEPAKAWFRRLAAAVAAVPGAREKTVFELATEDWHTRQPIDTEAVLARMRLLQVNGALHLGYYPDDFPANHPQLERIRPGISSATYPYRER; from the coding sequence ATGCGTTACCTGATCCTCGCCCTGCTGCTCCTGCTGGCCGCCCCCGCGCACGCCGGCCGGCTGGTGATCCTGAGCTACCACGACATCCACGACCCCGCGCAGGGTCCGACCACCGATCCGGATGCGACCAGCCTGGACCACCTGGTCGGTCACCTCGAATACCTGCATGCCAACGGCTGGACCGCGGTCAGCGCGGCGCAGGTGCGTGCCGCCGCGCAAGGCGGCGCCGCGCTGCCGGAGAAGGCCTTCCTGCTCACCTTCGACGATGGACTGGAAAGCTTCTACACGCGCGTCTACCCGCTGCTGCAGGCTTACCGCTACCCCGCGCTGCTGGCGCTGGTGACCGGCTGGATCGAGACCGCGCCCGGCCACCGGCTGGATTACAACGGCCGTGATTGCGACGCCTCCTGCTTCGTCACCTGGGGACAGGTGCGCCAGATGCAGCGCTCGGGACTGGTCGAGATCGCTTCGCACACCGATGCGCTGCACGAGGGCATCCTGGGCAACCCGCAGGGCAACCTGCTGCCGGCGGCGGTGACGCGCCGTTATGACCCGGCCAGCGGCAGCTACGAGACCGAGACGGCCTGGCGCGAGCGCATCACCGATGACCTCGCGCGCAGCGTGGCGGCGATCCGCGAACACACCGGCGTGGCGCCACAGGCGATCGTCTGGCCCTATGGCGCGTTCAACCGGCCGGCCCGCGAAATCGCCGCGGGACTGGGCATGGAGATGTCGCTGACGCTGGGCAACGCCGTGCCCGATCCGGCGCGCGACCGCACCCTGGATCGACTGTTGCTCGGCGGCGACCCGGGCGTGGCGGACCTGGCCTGGCAGCTGATGCCGACGCACGAGGAGGAGCCGCGCCGCGTGGTGCAGGTCGACCTCGACTATGTCTACGACCCGGACCCGGCCCAGCGCGAACGCAACCTCTCGCAGCTGCTCGACCGCATCAAGCGCATGGACGTCGACCAGGTCTGGCTGCAGGCCTACGCCGACCCGGACGGCGATGGCGTCGCCGATGCCCTCTATTTTCCCAATCGCCACCTGCCGATGCGCGCGGACCTGTTCTCGCGCGTGGCCTGGCAGCTGCAGACCCGCGCCGGCGTGCATGTCTACGCCTGGATGCCGGCGCTGGCATTCCGTCCCCGCGCAGGCGATCCGGTGGCGGCGCTGGGGCTGGCCGGCGAGGGCCGCGACGTGGCGCGGCTCGATCCCTCGCAGCCGGCGGTGCGCGGGTGGATCGGCGATCTTTACGAGGACCTGGCCAGCCATGCCAGGTTCGACGGCCTGCTGTTTTCCGACGACGCGCTGCTGCGCGACACCGACCGCCTGCACGACGCGCCGCCGCCGGGCGCCGCACGCACGGCATGGCTGGTCGACTACACCCACGAACTGATCGAGCGCGCGCGCCGCTGGCGGCCGCAGTTGCGCACCGCGCGCAACCTGTTCGCCGCGCCGGTGCTCGACGGCAAGGCCGAGGCGTGGTTCGCGCAATCGCTGCCGGCATTCGTGGCCGGATACGATGAAGTGGGCCTGATGGCGATGCCGCAACTGGATCACGCCGAACCGGCCAAGGCATGGTTCCGGCGCCTCGCCGCGGCCGTCGCCGCGGTGCCGGGGGCGCGCGAGAAGACCGTGTTCGAACTCGCCACCGAAGACTGGCACACGCGCCAGCCGATCGACACGGAGGCGGTCCTCGCCCGCATGCGCCTGCTGCAGGTCAACGGTGCGCTGCACCTGGGCTACTACCCGGACGACTTCCCGGCCAACCATCCGCAGCTCGAGCGCATCCGGCCGGGCATCTCCTCGGCCACCTACCCGTACAGGGAGCGCTGA
- the pgaC gene encoding poly-beta-1,6-N-acetyl-D-glucosamine synthase, with the protein MDTNHALSVLLDFAFYYPLVMSMLWMSGSILYFLRWERRQPPRDEPGLLPEQPPISILVPCHNEGTHIRETIGQLARQRWPQFEIIAVNDGSTDDTGDQLDALAAEVPQLRVIHFASNQGKAMGLRMAALAARHEFLVCIDGDTLLDEHAAHWMMRHLLESPRVGAVTGNPRIRNRSTLLGKLQVGEFSSIIGLIKRAQRVYGRIFTVSGVIAAFRKRALLDVGYWNVDMVTEDIDVSWRLQMRHWDVRYEPNALCWLLTPETVRGLWRQRLRWAQGGSEVLLRYAGGLFNWRRRRMWPVALEYLLSLVWAYLMVVVVALWAVGKFIPLPPEFAVPSLLPRWHGVILGLTCLTQFLLSLVIDRRYETRIGRNYYWMIWYPIAYWMINTLTTVVAFPRALLKRRGVRAIWTSPDRGLR; encoded by the coding sequence GTGGATACGAATCACGCCCTGTCGGTGCTGCTCGACTTTGCCTTCTACTACCCGCTGGTCATGTCGATGCTGTGGATGAGCGGGAGCATCCTCTACTTCCTGCGCTGGGAGCGGCGGCAGCCACCGCGTGACGAGCCCGGATTACTGCCCGAGCAGCCACCGATCAGCATCCTGGTGCCCTGCCACAACGAAGGCACGCACATCCGCGAGACGATCGGGCAGCTGGCGCGCCAGCGCTGGCCGCAATTCGAGATCATCGCGGTCAACGATGGTTCGACCGACGATACCGGCGACCAGCTGGACGCGCTGGCCGCGGAGGTGCCCCAGCTGCGCGTGATCCACTTCGCCAGCAACCAGGGCAAGGCGATGGGGCTGCGCATGGCGGCGCTCGCCGCACGCCACGAGTTCCTGGTGTGCATCGACGGCGACACCCTGCTGGACGAGCATGCCGCGCACTGGATGATGCGCCACCTGCTGGAAAGCCCGCGCGTGGGCGCGGTCACCGGCAACCCGCGCATCCGCAACCGCTCAACGCTGCTGGGCAAGCTGCAGGTGGGCGAGTTCTCCTCGATCATCGGCCTGATCAAGCGCGCCCAGCGCGTGTACGGGCGCATCTTCACCGTGTCGGGCGTGATCGCCGCGTTCCGCAAGCGCGCGCTGCTGGACGTGGGCTACTGGAACGTCGACATGGTCACCGAGGACATCGACGTCAGCTGGCGCCTGCAGATGCGCCACTGGGACGTGCGCTACGAGCCCAACGCGCTGTGCTGGCTGCTCACCCCCGAGACCGTGCGCGGCCTGTGGCGCCAGCGCCTGCGCTGGGCCCAGGGCGGCAGCGAGGTGCTGCTGCGCTATGCCGGTGGTCTGTTCAACTGGCGCCGCCGGCGCATGTGGCCGGTGGCGCTGGAATACCTGCTCAGCCTGGTGTGGGCCTACCTGATGGTGGTGGTGGTCGCGCTGTGGGCGGTGGGCAAGTTCATCCCGCTGCCGCCCGAGTTCGCGGTCCCCAGCCTGCTGCCGCGCTGGCACGGCGTCATCCTGGGGCTGACCTGCCTGACCCAGTTCCTGCTCAGTCTGGTGATCGACCGGCGTTACGAGACACGCATCGGACGCAACTACTACTGGATGATATGGTACCCGATCGCCTACTGGATGATCAACACGCTGACCACCGTGGTCGCGTTCCCCAGGGCGCTGCTCAAGCGTCGCGGCGTGCGCGCGATCTGGACCAGCCCGGACCGGGGGCTGCGATGA
- the pgaA gene encoding poly-beta-1,6 N-acetyl-D-glucosamine export porin PgaA, giving the protein MVIRSPVPGGGGRLALAVAVWAALLAAPAAAGAAATHDVVATIDQLRQAGQWTGALALCEDALRDHPDDAALLRRQVLTLADVGAASRARELARDLPADPALLARLDADVAAQRARRAVRDPVAPGADPYAAADAAVRQLDAVVARHAGEPAIVRRARLDRLVVLQGAGRSVEVAAAYDAMTLAERDALPPYVLRPLAEALLDRQRPEEAARLLERAGPAAPGSISGSESDPAIVLMYAYSEAGRYEQARRTIDAAAAAQPVWLRAPGRRAPVANPHRSEDDLNAALLRGYAGLLAEAHARLAAGVREAPASAPWRRELGNNERSRGWPRRAEADLAIARGLDPQDLGVRVGLLQTRRELGDFPGIEPGLEELEAHYPRNGQVQRARRAWDRQRGWQFDAAQTFGRGNTIDYGDSDQDTRATLASPLLAGHWRLYAVARHAQASLPEGDARRTDAGLGVRGQWRGLQAYLQALPSRGTGSDPTAVEAGFDWAISDHWAWSTDASSAGADIPLRARYYGIHGSTLDSTIEWRPSELLAARLGVQAANFSDGNRRRAADLGVTGRVLTRPRLQLELGADLYASHNTLDDAAYFNPRRDGAATVTAHLDHVLAERYGRNWHQFVDVAVGSYTQQGQSAGWVADAGYGQTWQPHEGLGFGWRLGWHSQPYDGRRETRATLELTLHWGE; this is encoded by the coding sequence ATGGTCATTCGGAGCCCCGTGCCGGGGGGCGGGGGACGTCTCGCGCTCGCTGTCGCCGTATGGGCGGCGCTGCTGGCCGCCCCGGCCGCGGCAGGCGCGGCCGCCACGCACGATGTGGTGGCGACGATCGACCAGCTGCGCCAGGCCGGGCAATGGACCGGCGCGCTGGCGCTGTGCGAGGACGCGCTGCGCGATCACCCGGACGACGCGGCGCTGCTGCGCCGGCAGGTACTCACCCTCGCCGATGTCGGCGCGGCCAGTCGCGCGCGAGAGCTGGCGCGGGACCTGCCGGCCGATCCCGCGCTGCTGGCGCGGCTGGATGCCGACGTGGCGGCGCAGCGCGCGCGCCGCGCGGTGCGCGATCCGGTCGCACCCGGCGCCGATCCCTACGCCGCCGCCGATGCGGCAGTGCGCCAGCTCGATGCGGTGGTCGCGCGCCATGCCGGTGAACCGGCCATCGTGCGCCGTGCCCGGCTCGACCGGCTGGTGGTCCTGCAGGGCGCCGGCCGCAGCGTCGAGGTGGCCGCCGCCTACGACGCCATGACACTGGCCGAACGCGACGCCTTGCCGCCCTACGTGCTGCGTCCGCTCGCCGAGGCGCTGCTCGACCGGCAGCGCCCCGAAGAGGCCGCGCGACTGCTCGAACGCGCCGGCCCGGCGGCACCGGGCAGCATTTCCGGGAGCGAATCCGATCCGGCGATCGTGCTGATGTACGCCTACAGCGAGGCCGGACGGTACGAGCAGGCTCGCCGGACCATCGATGCCGCGGCCGCGGCGCAGCCGGTGTGGCTGCGCGCGCCCGGGCGCCGGGCGCCGGTGGCCAATCCGCATCGCAGCGAAGACGACCTCAACGCTGCGCTGCTGCGCGGCTACGCCGGCCTGCTCGCCGAGGCCCACGCCCGGCTCGCCGCCGGCGTGCGCGAGGCGCCGGCCAGCGCGCCCTGGCGCCGCGAGCTGGGCAACAACGAACGCAGCCGCGGCTGGCCGCGCCGTGCCGAGGCGGACCTGGCGATCGCCCGCGGGCTGGACCCGCAGGACCTGGGCGTGCGCGTGGGACTGCTCCAGACGCGCCGCGAGCTGGGCGACTTCCCCGGTATCGAGCCCGGGCTCGAGGAGCTGGAGGCGCATTACCCGCGCAACGGGCAGGTGCAGCGCGCACGCCGGGCCTGGGACCGCCAGCGCGGCTGGCAGTTCGATGCCGCTCAGACGTTCGGCCGCGGCAACACCATCGACTATGGCGATAGCGACCAGGACACCCGGGCCACGCTCGCTTCGCCGCTACTGGCCGGTCACTGGCGCCTCTACGCCGTCGCCCGCCACGCGCAGGCCTCGCTGCCCGAGGGTGACGCCCGCCGCACCGACGCGGGCCTGGGCGTGCGCGGGCAGTGGCGCGGCCTGCAGGCCTACCTCCAGGCGCTGCCCTCGCGCGGCACCGGCAGCGACCCCACCGCGGTGGAGGCGGGCTTCGACTGGGCGATCAGCGACCACTGGGCGTGGAGCACCGACGCCAGCAGCGCCGGCGCCGACATCCCCTTGCGCGCCCGCTATTACGGCATCCACGGCAGCACGCTGGACAGCACGATCGAGTGGCGCCCCAGCGAACTGCTCGCCGCACGGCTGGGCGTACAGGCGGCCAACTTCAGCGACGGCAACCGCCGCCGCGCGGCGGACCTCGGGGTTACCGGTCGCGTGCTGACCCGCCCGCGGCTGCAACTGGAACTGGGCGCGGACCTGTACGCCTCGCACAACACGCTGGACGACGCTGCCTACTTCAACCCGCGCCGCGACGGCGCCGCCACCGTCACCGCGCACCTGGACCACGTGCTCGCCGAGCGCTACGGACGCAACTGGCACCAGTTCGTCGACGTGGCGGTGGGCAGTTACACCCAGCAGGGCCAGTCCGCCGGCTGGGTTGCCGACGCCGGCTACGGACAGACCTGGCAGCCGCACGAGGGGCTCGGCTTCGGCTGGCGGCTGGGCTGGCACAGCCAACCCTATGACGGCCGCCGCGAAACGCGCGCCACGCTTGAACTGACCCTGCACTGGGGGGAGTGA
- the pgaD gene encoding poly-beta-1,6-N-acetyl-D-glucosamine biosynthesis protein PgaD: protein MKAEGFVIQNERRRTPAQRMLSSLVTLVAWMLWLYLWLPVITLLAWLAGLRTAWVELSAEAYANQTSDLLSILGYALACAVVFASWAYYNQARFAHKTRRRQGPAAVALIEEAMALDVDPREAQVMRSQQHSTLVFDRNARPVVRRSADRAPEPA from the coding sequence ATGAAGGCCGAAGGCTTCGTGATCCAGAACGAGCGCCGGCGCACGCCGGCGCAGCGGATGCTGTCCTCGCTGGTCACGCTGGTGGCGTGGATGCTCTGGCTGTACCTGTGGCTGCCGGTGATCACGCTGCTGGCATGGCTGGCCGGCCTGCGCACCGCCTGGGTGGAGCTGTCGGCCGAGGCCTACGCCAACCAGACCTCCGACCTGCTGTCGATTCTCGGCTACGCGCTGGCATGCGCCGTGGTGTTCGCCAGCTGGGCCTATTACAACCAGGCGCGCTTCGCCCACAAGACGCGGCGCCGGCAAGGACCGGCGGCAGTGGCGCTCATCGAGGAGGCGATGGCGCTGGACGTGGACCCGCGCGAGGCCCAGGTCATGCGCAGCCAGCAGCACAGCACGCTGGTGTTCGACCGGAACGCGCGGCCGGTAGTGCGGCGTTCGGCCGATCGCGCCCCCGAGCCTGCCTGA